Below is a window of Ralstonia nicotianae DNA.
GGTAATTGATCAGGGAAACCCGTCCTACCTGGCGGCGGGCACGGGGCTGGTGTTGCCGACGTAATCCCACCGGCTGATCAGGTCGTCGCGGAACTGCAGAAACTCGAACAGGCGTGTCCGGTACCGGCTGCCGTCGGCCCCCTCGGAGGCGAGGCGATACTGCGCCTCGCCCTCGATGCCGACCCAGGCCCCCTGCTCCATGCGGATGCGCTTGCTCAGCCGGTAGTCGACGAGGTCTGCGTAGCGCGGCGCGATGAACGCCCGCAACGCCTCGCGGCCGCGCAGCAGCGGACGGTCCGCATAGGTGACCACGACGTCTTCGCTGAAGAGCGCGACGATCGCGTCGATGTCGAGCGTGTTGAACACCTCGACGATGTGGTCGACGCGGCGCTGCGTCAGCGCGTCGATCGGATGGTTTTCGATAGCGACCTCGGTCATCGCGTTGCCACTCCTGTCTTCGAACCGGCCGTCACG
It encodes the following:
- a CDS encoding nuclear transport factor 2 family protein — encoded protein: MTEVAIENHPIDALTQRRVDHIVEVFNTLDIDAIVALFSEDVVVTYADRPLLRGREALRAFIAPRYADLVDYRLSKRIRMEQGAWVGIEGEAQYRLASEGADGSRYRTRLFEFLQFRDDLISRWDYVGNTSPVPAAR